TATTCCTACGCCACTTGtcgaaaagactattctttccccgtTAAATtgccttggcacctttgttgaaaatcagctgTCCACATATTCGTTTGTGGTCTAATTGTggtctctctattctgttccactgatctatttttacagcaataccacactgtcttgattactgtagccatataattcttgaaatcaggtagtcagactttcaactttgttctttttcaaagttgcttTGGTTACTCTAagtctttgcatttccatataaattttagaatcgaTTTGTCAGTATCTATACAAAGCCTGGTGGGATTTTCATTGGGATAGAATTGAATCTCAAGACCAATTTGGGGAATATttacatcttaacaatattaaattttgtAACCAACAAACTTGGtatatatcttcatttatttaggtgttCCATATCTTTAAacagtattttgttgttttaaatatacagctcttttatattttttgtcagatttttttttcagataaaagtCAATTGAGCGTAATCCAAGGGATTATTTCTTGATTCTCAATTATATTCCATTAACCTAAATACTCATCCTTATGCCACTACCCCcattattttgataattatagctttatggaaagttttaaaatttggtcTGTATTCCTCCAACTTTGTcccttttcttaaatttttatttttaagacagggtcttgccctgttgtccaggctggagtccaacggcacaatcactgctcactgaggcctcgacttcccaggctcaagcgatcctcccacctgtgcctcccgagtagctgggattaaaggcgtgcaccaccactaccagctaatttttgtattttcagtagagacgggtttttttCCCATcttgcccaggtttgtcttgagctcctagcctcaagcaatctgcctgtcttggcctcacaaagttctaggattacaagtgtgagccaccaagcccaacctgtccttctttttaaaatggtttaGGTATTCTGGTTTATTTGTATTTGCATATACATCTTAGGACCAACTAGTCAAATTTTTAAGATACAGCCTCTGAGATTTTCCTAAGGATTATATTGAATCTACACAACAGTTTGGGATGTATTGCCATgttaatgatattgattattccaatccatgaacattgaagttctctccatttatttaggtcttctctaACTTTTCtcagtaatgttttataatttccagTATATGAGTCTTGAATTTATTTTGTCGAGCTTTTCCTAAataattttggggggacactatTGTGAAAGAattgttttgttaatttcatttttggattgtttcttaaatatataaaaatataattaatttttctatattttttgtatcCTATAATTTTACTGAACTTGGTTATTAGTTCTAGTGGAGTTTTTTAATAGATTACTTGGAACTTTCTATATTCAGGATCATGCTAtctacaaataaacacaatttttcttctccctttccaatccagatgctttgtttgtttgttttaatgtacTTGCTATAACCTTCAGAACAACGTTAAACAGAGATGGCAATAGAATACATCTTGCCTTGCTTCAGATCTTAAGGGGAAAGCAGTATTTCACTAGTAAATATAATGCTGGGTGTAGATTTTTCATAAATGCCCCAGatgaggccaaggtaggaggatcacttgagctcacgagtgcaagaccagcctgggcaacacagggagaccccatctctacaaaaattaaaaacagccttCTGAAGATGAGTCTTATTGAGGGCATTTGGCTTTGTAGATGAAATTCTGTCATAGAGAGGGTCTTATCTCCTTGGTTGACTGGTTGGTTAGTTGATAAGCATTACTTGAGCAGCAACGGAAAATATAAGAGCAATATCCACAATTTGGTCTTGGGGATCTTAAAAATTCTAAGTAATAAAACAGTCACTCACCAagtatatattcataattttccATATGCTCAGCTCTGTGTTCTCCCTAACAGgaatttagccaggtatggtggcatgcacctgtagtcccagctactcaggaggctgaggcaggaggatcacttgaggccaggaggttgaggctgcactgagcaaTGTtcataccactgtgctccagcctggggggcagggagagagagagagagagggaaagagagagagagagaaagagagagagagagagaaagagagagagagagaaaggaaggaaggaaagaaagaaagaaggaaggaaggaaggaagagagggagggagggagggaggaagggaaggagggaaatgaaaggaaatacacaaactgggaaaaatgaatgaagtatcTCAACATGGATAAATAAATCTTGCCAACAGGTTGAATTATGCAACAAGCAGACACACCCTTCTCGCTTCTTAGTCTCTAGGACACCATCAGTTCTTCTGTGGCAGGTAGATGCAGAAGCACCTGCAGACCAGAAGGCATGCCCAATATTCACAGGGGCAGGCATGGGAATGTGCTCAGGGTGACACCACCTAAGGTAAAAGTTCCCTCGGCTTCCTAAAGATGTGTGGTAATGCATTGAGAAATCATTCCATTGTTTTCCTACCCCAAACCTTTATTAAAGCTTCCTTCACGTCCTTGTTTCTCAAAGAGTAGATGAGGGGGTTCAGCATTGGGATAACCACTGTGTAGATCACAGCAACTGTGCGGTCCTGGGTCAGTGAGTAGCTGGACCTGGGGCGCAGGTACATAAAAAGTGTTGTGCCAAAGAAGAGGCAGACAGCAGTGAGGTGGGATGCACAGGTGGAAAATGCCTTAAACCTGCCCTGGGCTGAGCTCATTCTCAGGATGGTGTTCAGAATTAAGAAGTAGGAGATCAAGATTGTGAGGGTGCAGCTCAAAAGGTTGAAACCAGCAAAAATGAAGAGCAGGATCTCACACAGTGAGGTGTCTACACAAGACAGGGACAGGATGGGTGGTCCATCACAGAAGAAGTGAGTGACCACATAAGCACCGCAGAATTTCAGACTAAAGATACAGCTAGTGTGGATAAGAGAATTGAGGAATCCTGCACTGTAGGAGCCCACAATCAGCAAGGCACAGACCTCAGGAGACACGACAGTTGGATAGAGCAGGGGCTTACAAATAGCAGCATAGCGGTCATAGGCCATGGCAGCGATGAGATAGCACTCACTAGTGGCAAAACCCGCATAGAAGAACATCTGAGTCATGCAGCCAAAATAGGAGATCACTTTCCTCTTGGCTAAGAAGTTCACCAGGGTCTGGGGCACAACTGTGGAGGAGTAGCAGAAATCCAAGAAGGAGAGGCTCTTCAGGAGGGAGTACATGGGTGTGTGCAGGGTGGCACTCACATGGATCAGGAGGAACATGACCAGGTTGCCCAGCAGAGTGGCGGTGTACATGCCCAGGAACACCATGAAGAGCAGCTTCTGGAGCCGGGGGTCAGTGGTGAGGCCCAAGAGCTCAAACTCAATCCCTTGGCTCAGGTTTGCCCCTTTCATGCTTCTCCAGTGCTCTGTGGTGGAGAAAGAAGGCACCACCATAAATTAGATTGAACACCTGGGGCTCTCACTGAGTTGAATTCTGCCTAAGGACAGCCTTCTGAAGATGAGTCTTATTGAGGGCATTTGGTTTTGTAGATGAAACTCTGTCATAGAAAGGGTCTTCTCTCCTTGGTTGGTTGGCTAGTTGGTAAGCATTACTTGAGCAGCAGTggaaaatataagagaaatatCCACAATTGGTCTCGAGGATCTTAAAAATTCTAAGTAATGAAACAGTCACTTACCAAGTATATATTCATAGTTTTCCATATGCTAAGCTCTGTGTTCTCCCTATCAGGATTTCAAGAGTGCCTGACCTCGGGAAGCTTATATTCTATAGACAGTATATTTTGTGTTTAAGCCACACATACTGCAGTGTCAGACTGCCAAGGTTCAAAGTTGGGACTTTGCCATTAATTAGCTGTGTAATCTCAGGAATGTTACTTTacctttctgagtttccatttttccATCTGTGAAATAAGGATAATAGCACCTGTCTGTaaagattattataaaaattcaatGAGTTATTTCATGCAGAGAACTTGAacaaattccagcactttgaggaaGTTCAAAGAAGGTTAGCTATGAGCATTCTCACTAAGAAAATAGACCCAAAACCTAAATAAACATGATAAATAAGATGAACCCACAACAAAGCTTAGCAAGCAACCTACCACCTAACAGTATCGACAGAGACATACGTGCTATGCAAGCATTACTAAACAGGCCTTCAGAGAGGCTGTAGATGGCTCATTGGGTCAGCTATAAAATTGGCTCTGTGAAATCAGCACTAGCCAGGCAATAACGTTAGTACTTAAGGTAACAAGGGCTGAGAGTTTGGAGGGGTGAAGGTGGTATAAGACTGCATGTGGGATCCTCCATCAACGGGAGAGTCTTCTCATCATCCACAAAGCTGCCCATCATTTCCAGAGAACAAAATTACCCTGGACTCAGGGGATGTTGCGGCCAGCAGGGAAGGAACGAAGTGAGTGAGGCTTTGTGAAAATGTCTTTTCTATTTAGAGAGTGAATAAGGCTGTGAATGCATCACCTAAACACCACGCTCTCCTCTGCCCCATTGGCTCCTCTACCACATGTCTTCCCAAGTTACCTCTGGATGCTGAGCCAGTTAAGCACCCCGTGCTCTTGGGTGAAGACTCTCAGTTACAAAGACTTTGAAGCCAACAGATGTGGCTGAGTAAGACAAAAAAGGTCAAAAGTGAGCTGCCTCCTCCTGCCCTGAGGAGAGTAAGTGAATAACACACCTGTGAAAAGTGTTGGAAGAATTTGGGAGAGGAAAGAGCTGGATTGAGCAGGCAAAGATTCTGACTAATTCCAATGGCATAATTTCCAGAATCATCAAACTACCTGGGCAGGAGAAGATTCTGGACATATGTATAACTAAATTTAGTTGTCAGGCAGGGAATGAGGCACTATTTGTGTTGATAGAATACTGTGACTAGTGactagaaaaaagcttttagAAATGCCCAAAGAGGTAACATGCCCTAATAAAATTGAGACACAAAATATAAGTGCAAATTTGAACACAAAACGTTAGCAATTGCTTTTAGAGCACGTGGAATGCAATTATGTGACTCATTTCAAGTCACTTAGATGTAACATTCAGCTATCCTTAATCTAACAGCTGTCATTGTATAATAAATCCCACTATTGTAGAATGTGGGCAGCCCTAGATTTGGGTTGCAAATGTCTTTGGCGCCATTGGTGACAAAGGCCAATTCGACTTCAAGGCAAATTAGAGGAATTCAGATAAATGACTGTAAAATTTCCAGAGTGGAAATAATTTGCGGGcactttaagaaaatagaaaggtGGTCATTAAGAGTGGAGTAGAATTTTGAGACCCAGCTTCCCATCTTCTTTCTTTGGTGGGCTGTTTCAATTTAGGTAACAGGTCTGCAAGTATCTCTCtgattaaaagaacaaaagaagagaaaaacaggaatgtGCGCAACGCTCAGGACAGTGTGGATGAGGCAGGAAGTGTACACTGGAATGGAGTGGTGGGATGGGATGGGGTAGGGTGGTGGGTAATACAGTGGATAGCTGGTCAGAGCCTCCAGATTTATCACTTGCTTTAAAcccactctctccctcttctGCTCCCCTTTCCTCTTTCATCTCTCTTCTCCAATCTACACTAAATTCAAAATTCCTCAGAATTTAGAGTGACTCAGGGAAAGGATTATGGAGAAATGGGCATCTCTGACAGTTGTTCAAAGGATGCTGCAATTACCACTATTTCTATTGGCTGTAGTTTGTACCTGTGAATGAAATGTAGGAGGAAAACTTGAAGGTGATCTTATCATATCGGAATGGATTATGGAGTGGAGTGCATAAGAGTGAGAGCAAATGCCTGGGGCCTGTGGATGAGGGAGGCATAGGGAAGAAGCTCTATGTATACCCTCCTCCCTGGGATAGCACAGTGAGAGCACACGTGGATATGCCAAGGAGAGCAGCCAGTGAGACTCCTTGAGCAACAGTGATCCCAAACAATTGTTCTTAAACAGTAGGCTGCCTTGCCCAAGGTTCACAGGAGAAGCTTGTTATATGTGCAGATTCCAGGTCCCAACCCACAGAAAATTTCATCCAATAGGTCTATAGCTTGGCCCCAAAGCCTGGTGATTCTGACTGAGACAGGAGGTCTCTGAACCTCACTCTAAGAAACACTAAACCATGGGGTACTTGCAGGAGCACACGGATCTTCCTGAGCCACATATACATGTCTCTTCCCAGCTTGCTAGACTTGTCTGTGTCCTGGGAAATCAGCCTGTGGGTAGGATGGTCATCCTGGACACGCCCTTCCCTCCAGAAGACTTATCTGTGGTTAACAATTTCCAGAAATCTGGGTTACTACCTGATGATAATCTAACACCAGAGCATTTCCTCCTTCAAAGTTGCTTCAAATGGCCTTCAGCAAACCATGTAATTCTAGCAAAGCGCCTGGCTTGATGTCAGAGCTGCTGCTGTGGGGGTCAGAACACAAGT
The Theropithecus gelada isolate Dixy chromosome 7b, Tgel_1.0, whole genome shotgun sequence DNA segment above includes these coding regions:
- the LOC112628297 gene encoding LOW QUALITY PROTEIN: olfactory receptor 5AU1 (The sequence of the model RefSeq protein was modified relative to this genomic sequence to represent the inferred CDS: substituted 1 base at 1 genomic stop codon) gives rise to the protein MTEFHLQNQMPSIRLIFRRLSLGRIQLSESPRCSIXFMVVPSFSTTEHWRSMKGANLSQGIEFELLGLTTDPRLQKLLFMVFLGMYTATLLGNLVMFLLIHVSATLHTPMYSLLKSLSFLDFCYSSTVVPQTLVNFLAKRKVISYFGCMTQMFFYAGFATSECYLIAAMAYDRYAAICKPLLYPTVVSPEVCALLIVGSYSAGFLNSLIHTSCIFSLKFCGAYVVTHFFCDGPPILSLSCVDTSLCEILLFIFAGFNLLSCTLTILISYFLILNTILRMSSAQGRFKAFSTCASHLTAVCLFFGTTLFMYLRPRSSYSLTQDRTVAVIYTVVIPMLNPLIYSLRNKDVKEALIKVWGRKTME